One Dermochelys coriacea isolate rDerCor1 chromosome 21, rDerCor1.pri.v4, whole genome shotgun sequence genomic window carries:
- the SNRPE gene encoding small nuclear ribonucleoprotein E produces the protein MAYRGQGQKVQKVMVQPINLIFRYLQNRSRIQVWLYEQVNMRIEGCIIGFDEYMNLVLDDAEEIHSKTKARKQLGRIMLKGDNITLLQSVSN, from the exons ATGGCGTATCGCGGGCAGGGCCAGAAGGTGCAGAAGGTGATGGTGCAGCCCATC AACCTCATCTTCAGGTACCTGCAGAAT AGGTCCAGGATTCAGGTGTGGCTCTATGAACAGGTGAACATGCGGATAGAAGGCTGTATCATT GGTTTTGATGAATACATGAACCTGGTTCTGGATGATGCAGAGGAgatacactcaaaaacaaaagcaaggaaacaGCTGG GTCGGATCATGTTAAAGGGGGACAATATTACTCTTCTACAAAGTGTTTCTAACTAG